The following are encoded together in the Xanthomonas vesicatoria ATCC 35937 genome:
- a CDS encoding transporter, with amino-acid sequence MKSSVLASCLVLLCVAGRAHAEDPIATDRPDFVESSLTVGNHRLQVETSAAWERDASVDAYSTPTLFRYGLGQTWELRLETDGWQHIDLPGQSNINGMSDVSLGVKHQLASSDDGKTSLAWLLHVDLPSGAQALRGHGARPSFRLVAEWELSDSISAGVMPGVIWDDDGDGHRYTAGILGAVLGKAWNDRVRSFVEVALPQIAKSDDGGSVALLDVGSAWLLSNDVQLDAVYSRGLNDRSPDHALGVGLSFRF; translated from the coding sequence ATGAAGTCATCTGTTCTCGCCAGCTGTCTTGTGCTGTTGTGCGTCGCCGGCCGTGCCCACGCTGAAGACCCCATTGCCACCGACCGACCCGATTTCGTCGAGTCCAGCCTGACCGTCGGCAACCATCGCCTGCAGGTGGAAACCAGTGCCGCGTGGGAACGCGATGCGTCTGTCGATGCATATTCCACCCCGACGCTGTTCCGCTACGGGCTCGGTCAGACCTGGGAACTGCGACTGGAAACCGATGGCTGGCAACACATCGACCTGCCCGGCCAGTCCAATATCAACGGCATGTCTGACGTGTCGCTTGGCGTCAAACATCAGCTGGCCAGCTCCGACGATGGCAAGACCTCGCTGGCCTGGCTGCTGCACGTGGATCTGCCCAGCGGCGCGCAGGCCCTGCGCGGCCACGGGGCACGCCCCTCGTTCCGGCTGGTGGCCGAATGGGAACTCAGCGACAGCATCTCTGCCGGCGTGATGCCCGGCGTGATCTGGGACGACGATGGCGACGGCCATCGCTACACCGCAGGCATCCTGGGTGCGGTACTCGGCAAAGCCTGGAACGACCGCGTGCGCTCGTTCGTCGAAGTGGCATTGCCGCAAATCGCCAAGAGCGACGATGGCGGCAGCGTGGCCTTGCTCGACGTCGGCTCCGCATGGCTGCTGAGCAACGATGTGCAGCTGGATGCGGTGTACAGCCGTGGCCTCAATGACCGTTCGCCCGACCACGCGCTCGGCGTCGGTTTGTCCTTCCGCTTCTGA
- a CDS encoding methyl-accepting chemotaxis protein, producing the protein MNALLQRYNVGPRLAAAFAVLIVLSAAIAFIGYRGLSSARALVDDIVHQNMVKIRLSNDMVNANYNIAVLIRNIVLPTTNEENQQFVAAFKQARADYTKARDALYAMPTNPQGQAIRDQIDSLRTEVKGLNDKVVELGMAHKEDEALAVLQTQAAPALQRWQDKINENIVLQDKAAADASAVALESMDDSRKLLIAGTVLVVLLSGALGVLITRSLTQPLGRATRTAEAIAGGKLDNDVETSATDETGRLLTAMRKMQDQLRNLIAAQTDMARRHDDGQISFRIDASAFPGDYGRMANDTNLLVASHVAVQTDLARIMGRYAIGDLSDDMSKLPGEKAVFTDTMAQVKTNLGAMNTEIKHLAQAAANGDFSARGDAERFQHDFRVMVDSLNNLMSTADGNLQSLSGLLQSIAAGDLTARMSGEFRGVFAQMRDDANATATQLADIVTGIKQSAVSIKGAASEIAAGNQDLSQRTEQQAANLEETAASMEELTSTVKQNAEGARQANQLAIGAASVAVQGGEVVGKVVETMSGIEASSKKIADIISVIDGIAFQTNILALNAAVEAARAGEQGRGFAVVASEVRTLAQRSSGAAKEIKDLIDDSVRRVAEGSALVHTAGKTMGEVVASVQRVTDIMGEISAASQEQSAGIEQVNQTITQMDETTQQNAALVEEATAAARALEDQAVGLTEAVAVFKTDVTHAAPAARAMPPRPVVSSALKAQVAAAGRTPASKPRAVVTASSNDTSWQEF; encoded by the coding sequence ATGAATGCTCTACTCCAACGCTATAACGTCGGCCCGCGGCTTGCCGCTGCGTTCGCGGTACTGATCGTCCTGTCCGCCGCAATCGCCTTCATCGGGTACCGCGGCCTGTCTTCGGCGCGCGCCCTGGTAGACGATATCGTGCACCAGAACATGGTGAAGATCCGTCTGTCCAACGACATGGTCAATGCCAACTACAACATTGCCGTGCTGATTCGCAACATCGTGCTGCCCACCACCAACGAGGAGAACCAGCAGTTCGTGGCAGCGTTCAAGCAGGCACGTGCCGACTACACCAAAGCGCGCGATGCGTTGTATGCGATGCCCACCAACCCACAGGGGCAAGCCATCCGCGACCAAATTGACAGCCTTCGCACCGAAGTCAAGGGGCTCAACGACAAAGTGGTCGAGCTCGGAATGGCCCACAAGGAGGACGAAGCCCTCGCTGTATTACAGACCCAGGCGGCACCTGCATTGCAGCGCTGGCAGGACAAGATCAACGAGAATATCGTCTTGCAGGACAAAGCGGCCGCCGATGCCTCGGCGGTTGCGTTGGAGTCGATGGACGATTCGCGCAAGCTGCTGATCGCGGGCACCGTGCTGGTGGTGCTGCTCAGTGGCGCGCTGGGCGTATTGATCACCCGTAGCCTGACCCAGCCGCTGGGCCGCGCCACCCGCACTGCCGAAGCGATCGCCGGCGGCAAGCTGGACAACGACGTGGAAACCAGCGCCACCGACGAAACCGGTCGCCTGCTCACTGCAATGCGCAAGATGCAGGACCAGCTGCGCAACCTGATCGCCGCGCAAACCGACATGGCGCGTCGCCATGACGATGGCCAGATCAGCTTCCGTATCGATGCCTCCGCGTTCCCGGGCGACTATGGCCGCATGGCCAACGACACCAACCTGCTGGTGGCCTCGCATGTCGCCGTGCAGACTGATCTGGCACGCATCATGGGGCGCTACGCCATTGGCGACCTCAGCGACGACATGAGCAAGCTGCCAGGCGAAAAAGCCGTGTTCACCGACACCATGGCACAGGTGAAAACCAACCTTGGCGCGATGAACACGGAGATCAAACATCTGGCGCAGGCCGCCGCCAACGGCGACTTCAGTGCACGCGGCGATGCCGAGCGTTTCCAGCACGACTTTCGCGTGATGGTGGACAGCCTCAACAATCTGATGTCCACCGCCGATGGCAACCTGCAGTCGCTGTCGGGCCTGTTGCAGTCGATCGCCGCTGGCGACCTCACCGCGCGCATGAGCGGCGAGTTCCGCGGCGTGTTCGCGCAGATGCGCGACGATGCCAATGCCACCGCCACGCAGTTGGCCGACATCGTTACCGGCATCAAGCAGTCGGCCGTGTCGATCAAGGGGGCCGCCAGCGAAATCGCCGCCGGCAACCAGGACCTGTCGCAGCGCACCGAACAGCAGGCCGCCAATCTCGAAGAAACTGCTGCCTCGATGGAGGAGCTCACTTCCACCGTCAAGCAGAACGCCGAGGGTGCGCGTCAGGCCAACCAGCTCGCCATCGGCGCCGCCAGTGTGGCGGTACAAGGCGGCGAAGTAGTGGGCAAGGTGGTCGAAACCATGTCCGGCATCGAAGCCTCGTCCAAGAAGATTGCCGACATCATCTCGGTCATCGACGGCATCGCCTTCCAGACCAACATCCTGGCCTTGAATGCGGCGGTGGAAGCGGCGCGTGCCGGTGAGCAGGGCCGCGGCTTTGCCGTGGTGGCCTCGGAAGTTCGCACTCTCGCCCAGCGTTCTTCGGGCGCGGCCAAGGAGATCAAGGACCTTATCGACGACTCCGTGCGGCGCGTCGCCGAAGGATCCGCGCTAGTGCACACCGCCGGCAAGACCATGGGCGAAGTGGTTGCCAGCGTGCAGCGCGTCACCGACATCATGGGCGAGATCTCCGCTGCCTCGCAGGAACAATCGGCCGGCATCGAACAGGTCAACCAGACCATCACCCAGATGGACGAGACCACACAGCAGAACGCCGCGTTGGTGGAAGAAGCCACCGCCGCCGCACGTGCGCTGGAAGACCAGGCCGTTGGCCTGACCGAAGCAGTCGCGGTGTTCAAGACCGACGTGACCCACGCGGCCCCGGCCGCGCGCGCCATGCCGCCGCGCCCGGTGGTGAGTTCGGCGCTGAAGGCGCAGGTGGCTGCGGCCGGGCGCACTCCCGCGTCCAAGCCGCGGGCGGTGGTCACCGCCTCCAGTAACGACACCAGCTGGCAGGAGTTCTAA
- a CDS encoding methyl-accepting chemotaxis protein — protein sequence MNKFNDWPIRRKLMFAFCLSAVLTALLGGLGFSRMKQMQQQAVLINEDVVPVLSRLSELRAFGGEFRIYESGQFVNLEDPERYAYFLTRMDEIQGKYAQTQKALDAKIGPASPLKAAYTKLAEQSTSYFQANQTLRTLYMQPDHATAVLANKQSGDIRKELFATIDKMYAEQSTALANMVAASSASFKVTSAVLLIGTLLMAALSVTFGWLIARSITNPLSKALGAIQAVSRGDLSVQVSKTSNDEIGQMLEATGRMTQMLRRFSDETARMSHLHAAEDITHRMPEDFPGVYGTLAGGINTMIFEHLDAITDSVRILNQYAQGDLTQDARRLPASRAILHEAMDAAKASLLSINTEIKQLAQAAAAGDFSARGDAARFKYDFAVMVADLNSMMEVSDRNLGKLSQLLGAVADGDLTARMDGEFHGVFARLRDDANATTHRLTDIVSRIKHSTLTINTAASEIAAGNQDLSQRTEQQAANLEETAASMEELTSTVKQNAEHARQANQLAIGAAGVASHGGSVVGQVVTTMSGIETSSKKIAEIISVIDGIAFQTNILALNAAVEAARAGEQGRGFAVVASEVRTLAQRSAGAAKEIKGLIDDSVSKVAEGSALVHQAGTTMSEIVSSVQRVTDIMSEISAASQEQSAGIEQVNQTVTHMDEATQQNAALVEEATAAARSMEDQAQQLTEAVALFRLSAELEAVTRTAPVVRQITASKPVTASKTTKPRIRPAPRAAVAVAVSNESDWAEF from the coding sequence ATGAACAAGTTCAATGATTGGCCCATCCGCCGCAAACTGATGTTTGCGTTCTGCCTCAGTGCCGTGCTCACTGCCTTGCTTGGCGGGTTGGGTTTCTCGCGCATGAAGCAAATGCAGCAGCAGGCGGTGCTGATCAACGAAGATGTCGTGCCGGTGTTGAGCAGGCTGTCTGAACTGCGTGCCTTTGGCGGCGAATTCCGCATCTACGAATCCGGCCAGTTCGTCAATCTGGAAGACCCGGAGCGTTACGCCTACTTCCTGACCCGCATGGACGAGATCCAGGGCAAGTACGCGCAAACGCAGAAGGCGCTGGACGCCAAGATCGGACCCGCCTCGCCACTGAAGGCTGCCTACACCAAGCTCGCCGAGCAGAGCACCAGCTACTTTCAGGCCAACCAGACCCTGCGCACGCTCTACATGCAGCCCGATCATGCGACCGCAGTGCTCGCAAACAAGCAATCCGGCGATATCCGCAAGGAGCTGTTTGCGACCATCGACAAGATGTACGCCGAGCAATCCACCGCGTTGGCCAACATGGTCGCTGCCAGCAGCGCCTCCTTCAAGGTCACCAGTGCGGTGCTGTTGATCGGCACGCTGTTGATGGCTGCGCTGTCGGTCACCTTCGGCTGGCTGATTGCACGCAGTATCACCAACCCGCTGTCCAAGGCGTTGGGCGCCATCCAGGCGGTCTCGCGCGGCGATCTGAGTGTGCAGGTCAGCAAGACCAGCAACGACGAAATCGGCCAGATGCTGGAGGCCACCGGTCGCATGACCCAGATGCTGCGCCGCTTCTCCGATGAGACTGCGCGGATGTCGCACCTGCATGCGGCCGAAGACATCACTCATCGCATGCCGGAGGATTTCCCCGGCGTGTACGGCACCCTGGCCGGCGGCATCAATACGATGATCTTCGAGCACCTGGATGCCATTACCGACTCGGTGCGCATCCTCAACCAGTACGCCCAGGGCGACCTGACCCAGGACGCACGCCGCCTGCCCGCCAGCCGCGCAATCCTGCACGAAGCGATGGACGCGGCCAAGGCCAGCCTGTTGTCGATCAACACCGAGATCAAGCAGTTGGCGCAGGCGGCAGCCGCGGGCGACTTCAGCGCACGCGGCGATGCGGCGCGCTTCAAGTACGACTTTGCGGTGATGGTGGCGGATCTGAACTCGATGATGGAAGTCAGCGATCGCAACCTGGGCAAGCTGTCGCAACTGCTTGGCGCAGTGGCCGATGGCGACCTCACCGCACGCATGGACGGCGAATTCCACGGTGTGTTCGCGCGCCTGCGTGACGATGCCAATGCCACGACTCATCGCCTGACCGACATCGTCAGCCGCATCAAGCATTCCACCCTGACCATCAATACCGCGGCCAGCGAGATTGCCGCAGGCAACCAGGACCTGTCGCAGCGCACCGAGCAACAGGCGGCCAACCTGGAAGAAACCGCTGCCTCGATGGAAGAGCTCACCTCCACCGTGAAGCAGAATGCCGAACACGCGCGCCAGGCCAACCAGCTGGCGATCGGTGCGGCTGGCGTGGCCTCGCACGGTGGCAGCGTGGTCGGCCAGGTGGTCACCACCATGTCCGGCATCGAAACCTCGTCCAAGAAGATCGCCGAGATCATCAGCGTGATCGACGGCATCGCCTTCCAGACCAATATCCTGGCGTTGAACGCGGCGGTGGAAGCGGCGCGTGCTGGTGAACAGGGCCGTGGGTTTGCGGTGGTCGCCTCGGAAGTGCGGACGCTGGCGCAGCGTTCGGCCGGCGCCGCCAAGGAGATCAAAGGCCTGATCGACGACTCGGTCAGCAAGGTGGCCGAAGGCTCGGCACTGGTGCACCAGGCCGGCACCACCATGAGCGAGATCGTCTCCTCGGTGCAGCGCGTCACCGACATCATGAGCGAAATCTCTGCCGCCTCGCAGGAACAGTCGGCCGGCATCGAGCAGGTCAACCAGACAGTCACCCACATGGATGAAGCCACTCAGCAGAACGCTGCGCTGGTGGAAGAAGCCACTGCGGCTGCACGCTCGATGGAAGACCAGGCGCAGCAACTCACCGAAGCGGTGGCGCTGTTCCGCCTGTCGGCTGAGCTGGAAGCGGTCACCCGCACCGCACCGGTGGTGCGTCAGATCACGGCCAGCAAGCCTGTTACCGCCAGCAAAACGACCAAGCCGCGCATCCGGCCTGCGCCACGTGCGGCCGTGGCTGTAGCCGTATCCAACGAATCGGACTGGGCAGAGTTCTAA
- a CDS encoding methyl-accepting chemotaxis protein, with translation MTSLPSHSRFGGRLAYRLMLGTAVIASLCFGLTAAISYWQSSRALIASAQTTMQSVARFQAEQVSNELGQAFVAGQSVANALLAQRAHGGISRDAAAAIVHHQLQNHPEWVGMGTLWEPQAFDGKDSAYVGAEGHDSTGRFMTYWAYNGQSLIREPLVGYEKPGDGDWNLKPRALGRQIVAGPYDYVIGGKPVLMTTLSTPVIEHGKYLGVVSVDFALAALQKRLSALRPMDGGYVELISPAGVILASRDAARIGKPASGDGYRALLQATGAGKDYIDFAPDAAGNVSAYVPLQIGKAQERFALGVVVPYAAIMQHAHRLLWTILLVGLGSAVVLSGALFLLLRRQVVRPLESAVGVADAIASGKLDNHITVQRRDEVGRLMGAMQRMQDDLRARIERDTAIANENLRIRTALEHSEMEVLLADEQHHAVFITEALHASFKHAEPAFHAKGQAGFSADAVVGKPLDYVFGTDSDGTSRLQRLQQLQSTTLERYSFGPVTLDLTMTPLYAADGRRSGSMLLWRNVTAEVSTQQEVAALVQSALMGDFGQRLALEDKHGFYLEFGRQLNGLLETTSQGLGRISSLLSALAEGDLTVRMDGQFAGVFARMRDDANATVAQLTGIVSGIQTSATQINAAASEIAAGNNDLSQRTEQQAANLEETAASMEELTSTVKQNAEHARQANQLAIGAADVAAHGGAVVAQVVTTMSGIETSSKKIAEIISVIDGIAFQTNILALNAAVEAARAGEQGRGFAVVASEVRTLAQRSAGAAKEIKHLIDDSVNKVAQGSSLVHQAGTTMSEIVASVQRVTDIMGEISAASQEQSSGIEQVNLTVTQMDEATQQNAALVEEATAAARAMEEQAGQLTEAVAVFKLSHGAAPASAAFTARPVARALPTRTPSGSPRVAAPVRHPGKPSANTAGNDSQWQDF, from the coding sequence ATGACCTCGCTCCCCTCGCACTCACGTTTCGGCGGCCGCCTCGCGTACCGCCTGATGCTCGGCACCGCGGTCATCGCCTCGCTGTGCTTCGGATTGACCGCAGCGATCAGCTACTGGCAGAGCAGCCGTGCCCTGATCGCCTCGGCGCAGACCACCATGCAGAGTGTGGCGCGCTTTCAGGCCGAACAGGTCAGTAACGAGTTGGGGCAGGCGTTTGTCGCCGGGCAGTCGGTGGCCAACGCGCTGCTGGCCCAACGCGCCCATGGTGGAATCAGCCGCGACGCGGCCGCGGCCATCGTGCACCATCAACTGCAGAACCATCCGGAATGGGTGGGCATGGGCACGCTGTGGGAGCCGCAAGCCTTCGATGGCAAGGACAGTGCTTATGTCGGCGCCGAGGGCCACGACAGCACCGGACGCTTCATGACCTACTGGGCCTATAACGGACAGAGCCTGATTCGCGAACCATTGGTTGGCTACGAAAAACCCGGCGACGGCGATTGGAACCTGAAGCCGCGCGCATTGGGCCGCCAGATCGTGGCCGGACCCTACGATTACGTCATTGGCGGCAAGCCAGTCCTGATGACCACCTTGTCCACTCCGGTTATAGAACATGGCAAGTATCTCGGCGTGGTGTCAGTCGATTTTGCCCTGGCCGCACTGCAGAAACGCTTGAGCGCGTTACGCCCCATGGATGGCGGCTATGTGGAGTTGATCTCGCCCGCAGGGGTGATCCTGGCCTCGCGTGATGCCGCAAGAATCGGCAAGCCGGCCAGCGGCGATGGCTATCGCGCGTTGCTGCAGGCAACCGGCGCCGGCAAGGATTACATCGACTTTGCCCCGGACGCGGCCGGCAACGTCAGCGCCTATGTGCCCTTGCAGATCGGCAAGGCGCAGGAGCGTTTTGCGCTGGGCGTGGTGGTGCCCTATGCAGCCATCATGCAGCATGCGCATCGCCTGCTGTGGACCATTCTCTTGGTCGGCCTGGGCTCGGCAGTGGTGCTCAGCGGTGCGTTGTTCCTGCTGCTGCGTCGCCAGGTGGTACGCCCGCTGGAGTCGGCGGTCGGCGTGGCCGATGCGATCGCCTCGGGCAAGCTCGACAACCACATCACCGTGCAGCGTCGGGACGAGGTGGGCCGGCTGATGGGCGCAATGCAGCGCATGCAGGACGACCTGCGTGCGCGCATCGAACGCGATACCGCCATCGCCAACGAAAACCTGCGGATCCGCACCGCGCTGGAACACTCCGAGATGGAAGTGTTGCTGGCCGACGAACAACACCACGCGGTCTTCATTACCGAGGCGCTGCATGCCTCGTTCAAACATGCCGAGCCGGCCTTCCATGCCAAGGGCCAGGCCGGCTTCAGCGCCGACGCGGTAGTCGGCAAGCCGCTGGATTACGTGTTCGGTACCGACAGCGATGGCACGTCGCGTTTGCAGCGGCTGCAGCAGTTGCAGTCCACCACGCTGGAGCGCTACAGCTTCGGCCCGGTGACGCTGGATCTGACCATGACCCCGCTGTATGCGGCGGACGGTCGCCGTAGCGGCAGCATGCTGCTATGGCGCAATGTCACTGCCGAAGTCAGCACGCAACAGGAAGTGGCAGCCCTGGTGCAATCGGCATTGATGGGCGATTTCGGTCAGCGTCTGGCATTGGAGGACAAGCACGGGTTCTATCTGGAATTCGGCCGTCAGCTCAATGGCTTGCTGGAAACCACGTCGCAGGGCCTGGGGCGTATTTCCAGCCTGCTCAGTGCGCTGGCCGAAGGCGACCTCACCGTGCGCATGGATGGACAGTTCGCCGGCGTCTTCGCACGCATGCGGGACGATGCCAATGCCACCGTGGCGCAGCTTACCGGCATCGTCTCCGGGATCCAGACCTCGGCCACGCAGATCAATGCGGCCGCCAGCGAAATCGCAGCCGGCAATAACGATCTGTCGCAACGCACCGAACAACAGGCCGCCAATCTGGAAGAAACCGCCGCGTCGATGGAAGAGCTCACCTCCACCGTCAAGCAGAATGCCGAACACGCGCGCCAGGCCAACCAGCTGGCAATCGGCGCCGCCGATGTCGCCGCGCATGGCGGCGCAGTGGTGGCACAGGTGGTGACCACCATGTCCGGTATCGAAACCTCGTCCAAGAAGATCGCCGAGATCATCAGCGTGATCGACGGCATCGCGTTCCAGACCAATATCCTCGCCTTGAACGCGGCAGTGGAAGCGGCGCGTGCTGGCGAACAGGGCCGTGGCTTTGCGGTGGTGGCATCGGAAGTGCGTACGTTGGCACAGCGCTCTGCCGGTGCTGCAAAAGAGATCAAGCACCTGATCGACGACTCGGTGAACAAGGTCGCGCAAGGCTCGTCGCTGGTGCACCAGGCCGGTACCACCATGAGCGAGATCGTGGCCAGCGTGCAGCGCGTCACCGACATCATGGGCGAGATCTCCGCCGCCTCGCAGGAGCAATCCAGCGGCATCGAGCAGGTCAATCTCACCGTGACCCAGATGGACGAGGCCACCCAGCAGAACGCCGCATTGGTGGAAGAAGCCACCGCCGCCGCACGCGCGATGGAAGAACAGGCCGGCCAGCTCACCGAGGCGGTGGCCGTGTTCAAACTCAGCCATGGCGCGGCACCGGCAAGCGCTGCCTTCACCGCCAGGCCGGTTGCCCGTGCCCTACCCACGCGCACGCCCAGCGGCAGCCCGCGCGTTGCCGCACCTGTGCGCCATCCAGGCAAGCCATCGGCCAACACGGCCGGCAACGATAGCCAGTGGCAAGATTTTTAA
- a CDS encoding methyl-accepting chemotaxis protein, with the protein MKIMHMLGVLVLVAALALLALGGVGYNGQRGLLEAIAAQVTSSDALRNHMQADMMHDALRGDVTAGLLAAARQDDAGITEAHTSLGEHATEFRQAVEANRKLPLEPALRNDLEAVTPALQAYIASAEQVMSLAQHHADSNVAYADFTDKFGQLETRMGAISERILALNEANRSQAEQYSHRVMWQQGSAMVLAFVCLALAAGWILRSMFGLLGGEPQLAMAAAQHIAEGRLDQPIPVAAQHAHSLMAALSRMQRDLRERLEHERRIAAENLRIRTALDNASTGMYIADPDLTIIYTNAALQSLVHTYADDIQACAPAFNRTANLIGQPFSLLEVGNAQDAEIYQRLDRQGAAQREVQYRATSITQNVSAIRDERGAHLGFVCEWRDRTAEARVEVDVADVVRSAAAGDLSRRIDSSGKQGFFLQLAQQLNALLDANAVSISEVSRLLGALAEGDLSARMQGDFHGVFATMRDDANSTADSLAQVIGRIQQAAGSIHTASSEIAAGNSDLSQRTEQQAANLEETAASMEELTSTVKQNAENARQANQLAIGAAGVASHGGAVVAQVVTTMSGIQVSSKKIAEIISVIDGIAFQTNILALNAAVEAARAGEQGRGFAVVASEVRTLAQRSAGAAKEIKHLIDDSVTKVAEGSQLVHQAGTTMADIVASVQRVTDIMGEIAAASQEQSSGIEQVNRTITQMDEATQQNAALVEEATAAARTMEDQAGQLAQAVSRFTLAAAPYVTAPASHAKPTPGAAGPATPARRAALSAPAVALGNDAQWQEF; encoded by the coding sequence ATGAAAATCATGCATATGTTGGGCGTCCTGGTGCTGGTGGCCGCACTGGCACTGCTCGCCCTGGGCGGTGTCGGCTACAACGGTCAGCGCGGGCTGCTGGAGGCGATCGCCGCGCAGGTCACCTCCTCCGATGCGCTGCGCAACCATATGCAGGCGGACATGATGCACGACGCCTTGCGCGGCGACGTCACCGCTGGGCTGCTCGCCGCGGCGCGGCAGGACGATGCGGGCATCACCGAGGCGCATACCTCGCTAGGCGAGCACGCCACCGAATTCCGTCAGGCGGTGGAGGCCAATCGCAAGCTGCCGCTTGAGCCGGCCCTGCGCAACGATCTGGAAGCGGTGACGCCTGCGCTGCAGGCCTACATCGCATCGGCCGAGCAGGTCATGTCGCTGGCCCAACACCATGCCGACAGCAACGTCGCCTATGCCGATTTCACCGACAAGTTCGGCCAGCTCGAAACCCGCATGGGCGCCATCAGCGAGCGCATCCTGGCCTTGAATGAAGCCAACCGCAGCCAGGCCGAGCAATACAGCCACCGCGTGATGTGGCAGCAAGGCAGCGCCATGGTGCTGGCATTCGTGTGCCTGGCTCTGGCCGCCGGCTGGATCCTGCGGTCGATGTTCGGCCTGCTTGGCGGCGAACCGCAGCTGGCCATGGCTGCCGCGCAACATATTGCCGAAGGTCGCCTGGACCAGCCGATTCCGGTGGCCGCACAACACGCGCACAGCCTGATGGCCGCACTGTCGCGCATGCAGCGCGACCTGCGCGAACGCCTGGAGCACGAGCGCCGCATTGCTGCGGAAAATCTGCGCATCCGCACCGCTCTCGATAATGCGTCCACCGGCATGTACATCGCCGACCCGGATCTGACCATCATCTACACCAATGCCGCCTTGCAATCCTTGGTGCACACCTACGCAGACGATATCCAGGCCTGCGCACCCGCGTTCAATCGCACTGCCAACCTCATTGGGCAACCGTTCTCGCTGCTGGAAGTGGGCAACGCGCAGGACGCGGAAATCTACCAGCGTCTCGACCGCCAAGGTGCCGCGCAACGCGAGGTGCAGTACCGCGCAACCAGCATCACGCAAAACGTCTCGGCAATCCGCGACGAACGCGGTGCGCACCTGGGCTTTGTCTGCGAGTGGCGCGATCGCACCGCCGAAGCGCGGGTGGAAGTGGACGTGGCCGATGTGGTGCGCAGCGCAGCCGCGGGCGATCTGTCCAGGCGCATCGACAGTAGCGGAAAACAGGGCTTTTTCCTGCAACTGGCGCAACAACTCAATGCGCTGCTCGACGCCAACGCAGTGAGCATCAGCGAAGTGTCGCGGCTGCTGGGCGCACTGGCGGAGGGCGACCTGAGTGCACGCATGCAAGGCGACTTCCATGGTGTGTTCGCCACCATGCGCGACGATGCCAACTCCACTGCCGACTCGTTGGCGCAGGTGATCGGACGCATCCAGCAGGCGGCCGGCAGCATCCATACCGCTTCCAGCGAGATTGCCGCCGGCAATAGCGACCTCTCGCAGCGCACCGAACAACAAGCGGCCAACTTGGAGGAGACCGCCGCCTCGATGGAAGAACTCACCTCCACCGTCAAGCAGAACGCCGAGAATGCGCGCCAGGCCAATCAGCTTGCCATCGGTGCGGCCGGGGTCGCCTCGCACGGTGGCGCGGTAGTGGCCCAAGTGGTCACCACCATGTCGGGCATCCAGGTCTCTTCGAAGAAGATTGCCGAAATCATCTCGGTCATCGATGGCATTGCCTTCCAGACCAATATCCTGGCGTTGAATGCTGCGGTGGAAGCGGCGCGTGCCGGCGAACAAGGCCGCGGTTTTGCCGTGGTGGCCTCGGAAGTGCGTACCCTGGCGCAGCGTTCAGCCGGTGCGGCCAAAGAGATCAAGCATCTCATCGACGATTCGGTCACCAAGGTGGCCGAAGGTTCGCAGTTGGTCCACCAGGCCGGCACCACGATGGCCGACATCGTCGCCAGCGTGCAGCGCGTCACCGACATCATGGGTGAGATTGCGGCGGCCTCGCAGGAACAATCGTCCGGCATCGAGCAGGTCAATCGCACCATCACGCAGATGGATGAGGCCACCCAGCAAAACGCCGCCCTGGTGGAAGAAGCCACTGCGGCCGCACGCACAATGGAAGATCAGGCAGGCCAGCTGGCGCAGGCGGTCTCGCGCTTCACGCTTGCCGCTGCGCCGTACGTCACAGCACCGGCAAGCCATGCCAAGCCAACTCCCGGCGCGGCCGGGCCGGCAACGCCCGCGCGGCGTGCAGCGCTCAGCGCGCCTGCGGTCGCGCTCGGTAACGACGCGCAGTGGCAGGAATTCTAG